Proteins co-encoded in one Waddlia chondrophila WSU 86-1044 genomic window:
- a CDS encoding IS3 family transposase: protein MKRKRPEIRRKIDDVLAERIAQIKMEHPFWGYRRVWASLRYRDGIPCNLKRIYRIMKERNLLCAKKMRPKTADRHHRPKPKAEKPNQIWGTDMTKVFVEGDGWTYITVVLDWYTKKIVGLKSGRRSKSIDWLEALDRALNTQFPEGARGKGLKLVSDNGCQPTSEAYMRYCSKVDVEQIYTSYNNPKGNAETERFMRTMKEELLWLKEWRSSEELSKELQSWVLKYNSDYLHSTLKYRSPNEMEKHYYKCEAA from the coding sequence GTGAAGAGAAAACGTCCTGAGATAAGAAGAAAAATCGATGATGTCCTCGCCGAAAGAATTGCTCAGATAAAAATGGAGCACCCCTTTTGGGGTTACAGGCGAGTATGGGCAAGTTTGCGTTATAGAGATGGAATACCGTGCAATTTGAAACGCATTTATCGAATTATGAAAGAGCGAAATCTTCTTTGCGCCAAAAAAATGAGGCCTAAAACTGCTGATAGACATCATCGACCGAAGCCCAAGGCGGAAAAACCTAATCAGATATGGGGAACAGACATGACAAAAGTTTTTGTCGAAGGCGATGGCTGGACTTACATAACAGTTGTACTTGACTGGTACACGAAAAAAATTGTGGGGTTGAAGTCTGGAAGGCGCTCTAAGTCAATAGACTGGCTAGAAGCATTAGACCGGGCGCTTAACACGCAATTTCCAGAAGGGGCCCGTGGCAAAGGACTAAAACTTGTCTCAGATAACGGATGTCAGCCCACTTCAGAGGCTTATATGCGTTACTGCTCAAAAGTAGATGTAGAGCAAATTTACACAAGCTACAACAATCCAAAGGGAAATGCAGAGACCGAGCGATTCATGCGCACCATGAAAGAGGAGCTTTTATGGCTAAAAGAATGGAGGTCTTCAGAAGAACTCTCAAAAGAATTGCAAAGTTGGGTTCTGAAATACAATTCCGATTACCTGCACTCTACTTTGAAATACCGATCTCCAAATGAAATGGAAAAACATTATTATAAATGTGAGGCTGCTTAA